The following are from one region of the Aquirufa lenticrescens genome:
- a CDS encoding acyl transferase, giving the protein MDQTIAQERESLKSRVLHMQAADFDELALDVFRFQSANNPLYQQYVQLSGILPEKIDHWTQIPFLPIELFKNHQVLTGSQPVLFSFESSGTTGQIPSKHPVCDPGFYQEISKIAFEREYGSLGEYHIFALLPSYLERSTSSLVFMMDHFIKASGSELSGFYLNQYEELVQALRKALATDKKVWLMGVTFGLLDLVDSGIDLSFLREHKDRLIVMETGGMKGRREEWIRDKVHAYLQEKMGLDSIASEYGMTELFSQGYAKSQGIFTPAYTMRVCLREVGDPFALVTQPHKTGGIKVADLGNIDSCSFIETRDLGSLEDDGIQFKVLGRFDNSEMRGCSLMVSGMGN; this is encoded by the coding sequence ATGGATCAAACGATCGCACAGGAAAGGGAGAGTTTAAAAAGTCGGGTCTTGCACATGCAGGCAGCTGATTTTGATGAGCTTGCTTTGGATGTGTTTCGTTTTCAGTCCGCGAATAATCCGCTCTATCAGCAATATGTTCAGCTTTCTGGTATTTTGCCAGAGAAGATAGATCATTGGACTCAGATTCCCTTTTTACCCATTGAGCTATTTAAAAATCACCAGGTATTAACAGGGTCACAACCCGTTTTATTCTCTTTTGAAAGTTCCGGAACAACTGGTCAAATCCCCTCCAAACACCCTGTTTGCGATCCCGGATTCTACCAAGAAATTTCCAAAATTGCCTTTGAACGGGAATATGGCTCACTCGGTGAGTATCATATTTTTGCCTTATTGCCGTCTTATTTAGAGCGCTCTACTTCCTCGTTGGTCTTTATGATGGATCATTTCATCAAAGCATCGGGGTCTGAATTGTCTGGTTTTTATTTGAATCAGTACGAGGAGCTGGTGCAAGCTTTGCGGAAAGCTTTAGCGACGGATAAGAAAGTGTGGCTGATGGGTGTGACTTTTGGTTTGTTGGATTTAGTGGATTCAGGGATTGATTTGTCTTTTTTACGAGAGCACAAGGATCGTTTGATTGTGATGGAGACGGGCGGAATGAAAGGTCGCCGCGAAGAGTGGATTCGGGATAAGGTGCATGCCTATTTACAAGAAAAGATGGGACTGGATTCGATCGCTTCTGAATACGGAATGACGGAGTTATTTTCGCAGGGCTATGCGAAATCTCAGGGTATTTTTACCCCAGCTTATACGATGCGGGTTTGTTTGCGGGAGGTGGGCGATCCGTTTGCTTTAGTGACGCAGCCGCATAAAACGGGGGGGATTAAAGTGGCTGATTTAGGCAATATAGATTCCTGTTCCTTCATCGAAACAAGGGATTTAGGCTCCTTAGAAGACGATGGTATTCAATTTAAAGTATTAGGCCGCTTCGATAATTCCGAAATGCGCGGTTGCAGCCTAATGGTCTCAGGGATGGGGAACTAG
- a CDS encoding molybdenum cofactor biosynthesis protein MoaE → MIHKIDLSAEAISIDPYYQFLQDPVAGGICLFIGTIRNKNQGKEVKALTMEAYPPMALKQIELLCDQAAEKWPIERIALVHRMGPLEIGDIAVLIGVTSVHRAEAFKACEWLIDTLKKEVPIWKNEFYEDGSSWLVPHP, encoded by the coding sequence ATGATCCACAAAATCGACTTGAGCGCTGAGGCGATTTCGATCGACCCTTACTACCAATTCTTGCAGGATCCGGTGGCAGGTGGCATTTGTCTGTTTATAGGAACCATTAGAAATAAGAATCAAGGAAAAGAGGTCAAAGCATTGACGATGGAGGCCTACCCTCCCATGGCCTTGAAACAGATCGAATTGTTGTGTGATCAAGCGGCTGAAAAATGGCCCATCGAGCGAATAGCTTTAGTCCACAGAATGGGTCCATTGGAAATCGGAGATATTGCCGTATTGATCGGAGTGACTTCGGTGCACCGAGCAGAAGCCTTCAAGGCCTGCGAATGGTTGATTGATACCTTGAAAAAGGAAGTGCCTATTTGGAAAAATGAATTCTACGAAGACGGCTCATCGTGGCTAGTTCCCCATCCCTGA
- a CDS encoding dihydrofolate reductase, with product MIKILVAFDENRVIGKNNELIWHLPADLKRFKALTTGHVIIMGRKTYDSIGKPLPNRTTIVISRTPGLQIEGVICTTSIEEAILKAKSLSREDIFIVGGAEIYALSLAVADQILVTQLHDIFEGDAFFPEIPADQWTVTEKERGVTDEKNTYQYSYLTYSRK from the coding sequence GTGATAAAAATACTCGTTGCTTTTGATGAAAACCGGGTCATTGGAAAAAACAATGAACTGATTTGGCATTTGCCGGCGGATCTGAAAAGATTCAAGGCCTTAACCACGGGTCACGTGATTATCATGGGACGCAAAACCTATGACTCCATCGGCAAACCGCTTCCTAATCGAACTACAATTGTTATTTCGCGCACACCTGGCTTACAAATCGAGGGCGTTATCTGCACGACTTCCATCGAAGAGGCCATCTTGAAGGCAAAATCACTCAGTCGTGAAGATATTTTCATCGTGGGAGGTGCAGAAATTTATGCCCTTTCTCTAGCGGTAGCGGATCAAATTTTGGTCACTCAACTGCACGATATTTTTGAGGGAGACGCCTTTTTCCCAGAGATTCCGGCAGATCAATGGACTGTCACCGAAAAAGAACGCGGGGTGACCGACGAGAAAAACACCTACCAATACAGTTATTTGACCTACAGTAGAAAATGA
- the carB gene encoding carbamoyl-phosphate synthase large subunit — translation MPKDSSIKSVLIIGSGPIVIGQACEFDYSGSQAARSLREEGIEVILINSNPATIMTDPMNADHVYLKPLEKASIIHILENHKIDAVLPTMGGQTALNLAIDCDAAGIWAKYGVRIIGVDIKAIETTEDREKFRLKMLEIGVGVCKGRTARSFLEGKEIAQETGFPLVIRPSFTLGGTGGGFVHDPKDFDAALNKGLHASPTHEVLVEQSIMGWQEYELELLRDNLGNVIIICSIENFDPMGIHTGDSITVAPAMTLPDTIYQRMRDMAIKMMNAIGQFAGGCNVQFSLNPETDEIIAIEINPRVSRSSALASKATGYPIAKIAAKMAIGYNLDELTNAITGTTSAYFEPALDYVIVKVPRWNFDKFKGADRTLGLQMKSVGETMGIGRNFQEALQKACQSLEIKRNGMGADGKELRDQDAIMHSLANPSWNRLFHIYDAFKMGISFKTIQQLTKINKWFLNQIEDLVRVEKEMEKYSIHNIPTILLEEAKHKGFADRQIAHTLRCLESEVYDKRNAVGIKRIYKCVDTCAAEFEAKTPYYYSTFGQEGASAVLDNESVSSGRKKVVVLGSGPNRIGQGIEFDYSCVHGVLAAKEAGYETIMINSNPETVSTDFDIADKLYFEPVFWEHVYDIIQHEKPEGVIVQLGGQTALKLAEKLSKYGIKILGTSFEALDLAEDRGAFSSLLKDLDIPYPKFGVCEDADNAVALGRELGYPLLVRPSYVLGGQSMKIVINEQELEQHVVDILRDIPGNKILLDHFLENAIEAEADAICDGEDVYIIGMMEHIEPAGIHSGDSHSVLPPFDLSENVMKQIEDHTRKIAVALKTKGLLNIQFAVKDEVVYIIEANPRASRTVPFICKAYQEPYVNYATKVMLGDKKVKDFNFKPVKKGFAIKIPVFSFSKFPNVNMELGPEMKSTGEAIYFIDDLKDDFFRKVYGERNLYLSR, via the coding sequence GTGCCTAAAGATTCTTCGATTAAATCCGTCCTAATTATTGGTTCTGGTCCTATTGTGATCGGTCAAGCTTGTGAATTCGACTACTCTGGTTCTCAAGCCGCTCGTTCCCTGAGGGAAGAAGGCATCGAGGTGATCTTGATTAACTCGAATCCAGCGACGATTATGACCGATCCGATGAACGCGGATCACGTGTATTTGAAGCCTTTAGAGAAAGCATCGATTATTCACATTTTAGAAAATCACAAAATTGATGCCGTTTTACCTACCATGGGAGGTCAAACAGCCTTGAACTTAGCGATTGATTGTGATGCGGCTGGAATTTGGGCCAAATACGGTGTGCGCATCATCGGGGTGGATATCAAAGCCATCGAAACGACGGAAGATCGCGAGAAATTCCGTTTGAAGATGTTAGAAATCGGGGTGGGTGTGTGTAAAGGACGTACGGCTCGTTCGTTCCTGGAAGGAAAAGAGATTGCACAAGAAACGGGATTTCCGTTGGTTATTCGCCCATCGTTTACCTTAGGAGGAACGGGTGGTGGTTTCGTGCACGATCCTAAAGATTTTGATGCAGCCTTGAACAAAGGTTTGCATGCTTCTCCTACGCACGAAGTGTTAGTGGAGCAATCCATCATGGGTTGGCAAGAATATGAATTAGAACTTTTACGCGATAATTTAGGCAACGTGATCATTATCTGTTCGATCGAAAACTTCGATCCGATGGGTATTCACACAGGTGATTCAATCACCGTAGCGCCAGCGATGACGCTTCCTGACACGATCTACCAACGCATGCGCGATATGGCCATCAAGATGATGAACGCTATCGGTCAGTTTGCGGGTGGATGTAATGTTCAGTTCTCGTTGAATCCGGAAACAGATGAAATTATCGCAATTGAGATTAACCCACGGGTGTCTCGCTCTTCGGCTTTGGCCTCTAAAGCAACGGGATATCCGATTGCCAAGATCGCTGCGAAAATGGCGATTGGTTATAATTTAGATGAATTAACGAATGCGATCACGGGTACAACATCTGCTTATTTCGAGCCGGCATTAGACTATGTGATTGTGAAAGTGCCACGTTGGAATTTTGACAAATTCAAAGGGGCAGATCGCACCCTTGGATTGCAAATGAAATCCGTAGGTGAAACGATGGGTATCGGCCGTAATTTCCAAGAAGCCTTACAAAAAGCGTGTCAATCGCTAGAGATCAAGCGTAACGGTATGGGTGCGGATGGAAAAGAATTACGCGATCAAGATGCAATTATGCATTCGCTTGCGAATCCATCTTGGAACCGTTTATTCCATATCTATGATGCCTTCAAAATGGGCATTTCGTTCAAAACGATTCAGCAATTAACGAAGATCAACAAATGGTTCTTGAACCAAATCGAAGATCTAGTGCGTGTGGAAAAGGAGATGGAGAAATACTCGATCCACAATATCCCTACGATTTTATTAGAGGAAGCGAAGCACAAAGGTTTCGCAGATCGACAAATCGCTCATACACTTCGTTGTTTAGAATCTGAAGTATACGACAAGCGTAACGCGGTAGGCATCAAGCGTATCTACAAATGCGTGGATACCTGTGCGGCAGAATTTGAAGCAAAGACTCCGTACTATTATTCGACTTTCGGTCAAGAAGGAGCATCGGCTGTGTTAGATAACGAATCAGTGTCTTCAGGACGTAAAAAAGTAGTCGTTTTAGGTTCAGGCCCTAATCGTATTGGTCAAGGAATTGAGTTTGACTACTCCTGTGTGCACGGCGTTTTAGCCGCGAAAGAAGCGGGTTACGAGACGATTATGATCAACTCGAATCCAGAGACGGTTTCGACGGACTTTGACATTGCTGATAAATTATACTTTGAACCGGTATTCTGGGAGCACGTATACGATATTATTCAACACGAAAAGCCAGAAGGTGTTATTGTGCAATTAGGAGGCCAAACAGCCTTGAAATTAGCTGAGAAGCTTTCGAAATACGGTATCAAGATCTTAGGAACTTCGTTTGAAGCCTTGGATTTAGCGGAAGATCGCGGTGCGTTCTCAAGCTTGTTGAAAGATTTAGATATTCCATACCCTAAGTTCGGAGTATGTGAAGATGCGGACAATGCGGTGGCATTAGGTCGCGAGTTAGGATACCCATTATTAGTTCGTCCATCGTATGTATTAGGTGGTCAATCGATGAAAATTGTCATCAACGAACAAGAATTAGAGCAACACGTGGTGGATATCTTACGTGATATTCCAGGAAATAAAATTTTATTAGATCACTTCTTAGAGAATGCGATCGAAGCAGAGGCAGATGCGATCTGCGACGGTGAGGATGTATACATCATCGGAATGATGGAGCACATCGAGCCAGCGGGGATTCACTCAGGAGATTCTCACTCGGTCTTGCCTCCATTCGATTTATCGGAGAATGTGATGAAGCAAATCGAAGATCACACGCGTAAAATTGCGGTGGCGTTGAAGACCAAAGGTCTATTAAATATCCAGTTCGCCGTGAAAGACGAAGTGGTGTACATCATCGAAGCGAACCCTCGTGCTTCTCGTACCGTTCCATTCATTTGCAAGGCTTACCAAGAGCCTTACGTGAACTACGCAACGAAAGTAATGTTAGGGGACAAGAAAGTGAAAGATTTCAATTTCAAGCCGGTGAAAAAAGGATTTGCTATCAAAATTCCGGTATTCTCTTTCTCTAAATTCCCGAACGTAAACATGGAATTAGGGCCAGAAATGAAGTCAACAGGTGAGGCAATCTATTTCATCGATGATTTGAAAGACGATTTCTTCCGCAAAGTTTATGGTGAAAGAAACTTATATCTAAGTAGATAA
- a CDS encoding efflux RND transporter periplasmic adaptor subunit: MRKYVVGLLLLTACTAKKEDFVEVQTLEVSSPISLDTMIHQEFVADIHAVQNVEIRARVKGYLDRILVDEGKQVKGGQVMFTINSQEYVADLARAKAVLSQASAELKAEELTLVNTRLLVDKNVISKNQLAISLAKVDGLKAKREEALAHVRAAVLKVEHSNIRAPFDGIVDRLPFKRGSLVDEGTLLTTLSDNRNVYAYFNVSEQEYLAFSEQDGVNKSASVDLVLANGETYPQKGVVETIEGEFDKNTGNIAFRARFVNPDKLLRHGASGKVQLPKKVSGYWAIPQKSVFEIQEKSYVFVKDASGTVKMKSIVPDLRIPHFYLVKNGFSAKDTVLIEGIQLVKQGQKIKSTFKPMRQLLTDYKAL, translated from the coding sequence ATGAGAAAATACGTTGTTGGATTACTGCTTTTAACCGCCTGTACGGCTAAAAAAGAGGACTTTGTCGAGGTGCAAACGCTTGAAGTTTCCTCCCCCATTTCATTAGATACGATGATTCATCAAGAATTTGTGGCGGACATTCATGCCGTCCAAAATGTAGAGATTCGCGCCCGAGTGAAGGGTTATTTAGACCGAATTTTAGTGGATGAGGGTAAGCAAGTAAAGGGCGGACAGGTGATGTTTACCATCAATAGCCAGGAATATGTCGCTGATTTAGCCCGGGCGAAAGCCGTATTAAGTCAAGCGTCAGCCGAATTAAAAGCGGAGGAATTAACCCTTGTCAATACGCGCTTACTGGTAGATAAAAATGTGATTTCTAAAAACCAGCTAGCCATTTCACTGGCGAAAGTAGATGGTTTAAAGGCGAAACGCGAAGAGGCTTTAGCCCATGTTCGGGCGGCCGTATTAAAAGTGGAGCACTCGAATATACGGGCTCCTTTTGATGGAATTGTAGACCGATTACCATTCAAGCGCGGAAGTTTAGTGGACGAAGGAACTTTGTTAACAACACTATCAGATAATAGAAACGTGTATGCTTATTTCAATGTATCGGAACAGGAATACCTAGCCTTTAGTGAACAAGATGGGGTGAATAAATCTGCCAGCGTGGATCTCGTTTTAGCCAATGGGGAAACCTATCCGCAAAAGGGTGTGGTGGAAACGATTGAAGGAGAATTTGATAAGAACACGGGAAATATTGCGTTCCGTGCACGCTTTGTAAACCCAGATAAGCTACTTCGACACGGGGCCTCAGGCAAGGTGCAATTGCCTAAAAAAGTGTCTGGCTATTGGGCGATTCCCCAAAAATCCGTTTTTGAGATTCAAGAAAAAAGTTATGTGTTTGTGAAAGACGCTTCTGGTACGGTCAAGATGAAAAGCATTGTGCCGGACTTACGCATTCCTCATTTCTATTTAGTTAAAAATGGATTTTCAGCGAAAGACACCGTCTTGATTGAAGGGATTCAGCTGGTGAAACAAGGTCAGAAAATCAAGTCGACCTTCAAGCCTATGCGTCAATTATTAACGGATTATAAAGCCTTGTAA
- a CDS encoding efflux RND transporter permease subunit — MVQQFITRPVLSIVVSIFIVILGVIAMKQLPITQFPDIVPPAVTVTTKYTGANAEVCAKAVVTPLERAINGVAGMTYMTSVSGNDGTSIIQVYFEVGTDPDVAAVNVQTRVQTVLDELPEEVIKAGVITEKEVNSMLLYVNLLSEDSDIDEKFIYNFADINVLPELKRIDGVGFADIMGQREYAMRIWLHPDRLFAYKLSAEDVIQALRNQNVEAAPGKIGESSGKHPQALQYVMRYTGKFTQVAEYENLVIKATETGQILRLKDVADVEFGSLDYDVLSKENGRPSAAILLKQRPGSNAAEVIENVKKRLAELKTTTFPPGMGFTISYDVSRFLDASIHEVIKTLLEAFLLVALVVFIFLQDWRATLVPIIAVPVSLVGTFMFMLAFGFSINLLTLFSLVLAIGIVVDNAIVVVEAVHAKMEEKDMPVLAATQEAMHEISGAILAITLVMGAVFVPVAFLSGPIGVFFRQFSVTMAISIALSGLTALTLTPALCVLLLKKPEHNQNNVLGKFFHAFNHRYDQIAQKYLLWVGALISKRLVMWLILLGSVVGTVVLSGIVPSGFIPSEDQGTLYVNATTPAGATLERTESVMDQVFKSIKGVDAIESFSTLAGFSLLTDGSGASYGTGIITLKPWEERTETVDELTEIIRKKTNGIKDASIQFFPPPAVPGFGNASGFEFRIQDRSGSGDLQKLAAVSNDFAKKLNETPEIQNTFSSFDPSFPQYMLEVDQEAAAQKGVNVLPAMDNLQTLLGSFYATNFIRFGQMYKVMVQVDPRYRAHPDDVLKFYAKNKAGEMVPYSSFVKMKRVYGPEQFTRYNMFTSAMVNGEPAPGFSSGAVLDIIRAEAMKSLPRGYTLEWSGMTREEDLAGNQAIFIFAICLLFVYLLLAAQYESFLLPFPVLLFLPMGAMGTYAFLYLFGLQNNIYAQVALVMLIGLLGKNAILIVEFAIAKQKEGASIIEAAKEGAFSRLRPILMTSFAFVAGLIPLMIASGAGAIGNRTIGTASAGGMILGTVGGLLVIPGLYVVFASLSAKLSKNEK, encoded by the coding sequence ATGGTACAACAATTCATTACCCGACCGGTATTGTCGATCGTTGTATCGATCTTTATCGTGATTTTAGGGGTCATTGCTATGAAGCAATTGCCCATTACGCAATTCCCTGATATCGTTCCTCCGGCTGTAACGGTGACCACGAAATATACCGGTGCAAATGCAGAGGTTTGTGCCAAAGCCGTAGTGACGCCGCTCGAGCGGGCTATCAACGGGGTAGCCGGAATGACCTATATGACATCTGTTTCAGGAAACGACGGAACCAGTATTATTCAAGTGTATTTTGAGGTAGGAACGGATCCCGATGTGGCCGCAGTGAACGTCCAAACCCGTGTTCAAACCGTGTTAGATGAGTTACCGGAAGAGGTGATTAAAGCCGGGGTAATTACAGAGAAAGAGGTAAACAGTATGTTGCTCTATGTAAACCTCTTGAGTGAGGATTCTGATATCGACGAGAAGTTCATCTACAATTTTGCGGATATCAACGTGCTCCCTGAGTTAAAGCGTATTGACGGAGTCGGTTTTGCGGATATCATGGGACAAAGAGAATATGCGATGCGTATTTGGTTACATCCAGATCGCTTGTTTGCCTATAAACTCTCTGCGGAAGATGTCATTCAGGCTTTGCGCAATCAAAACGTGGAGGCAGCTCCAGGAAAAATAGGGGAAAGTTCAGGAAAGCATCCGCAAGCATTGCAGTATGTGATGCGTTATACGGGAAAGTTTACCCAGGTAGCCGAGTATGAAAACTTAGTGATCAAGGCCACCGAGACAGGTCAGATATTGCGATTAAAAGATGTAGCAGATGTGGAATTTGGGTCATTGGATTACGATGTGCTTTCCAAAGAAAATGGCCGACCGTCCGCTGCGATTTTATTAAAGCAACGACCAGGTTCGAATGCCGCGGAGGTGATTGAGAATGTAAAGAAACGCTTAGCGGAATTGAAAACGACAACCTTTCCTCCGGGCATGGGTTTCACGATTTCCTATGATGTTTCCCGTTTCTTAGACGCTTCGATTCACGAGGTGATTAAGACTTTATTGGAAGCTTTTTTATTAGTAGCCCTTGTGGTATTTATTTTCTTACAAGATTGGCGCGCGACTTTAGTTCCGATTATTGCGGTGCCGGTTTCTTTAGTAGGAACGTTCATGTTTATGTTAGCCTTTGGCTTCTCCATCAACCTATTGACCCTTTTCTCTTTGGTTTTAGCCATCGGTATTGTGGTTGATAATGCGATTGTGGTCGTGGAGGCGGTTCATGCCAAAATGGAGGAGAAAGATATGCCCGTTCTCGCCGCAACGCAGGAGGCAATGCACGAGATTTCAGGCGCAATTTTAGCGATTACGCTCGTGATGGGTGCGGTGTTTGTGCCGGTGGCATTCCTTTCCGGACCTATTGGTGTTTTCTTCCGGCAGTTCTCGGTCACGATGGCCATTTCGATTGCCTTATCCGGCTTAACTGCTTTAACTTTGACTCCGGCGCTATGCGTATTGTTATTGAAAAAGCCAGAGCACAATCAAAACAACGTACTTGGGAAATTCTTCCATGCCTTCAATCACCGCTACGATCAAATCGCTCAAAAATACCTCCTATGGGTGGGAGCTTTGATCAGTAAACGATTGGTCATGTGGTTGATTTTGTTGGGATCAGTAGTGGGAACCGTCGTTCTATCGGGGATTGTTCCCAGTGGATTTATTCCTTCAGAGGATCAAGGAACCCTTTATGTAAACGCAACAACACCCGCCGGAGCTACTTTAGAGCGGACGGAAAGTGTGATGGATCAGGTATTTAAATCCATCAAAGGAGTAGATGCGATTGAGTCCTTTTCTACTTTAGCCGGATTTAGTTTATTGACCGATGGATCAGGTGCCTCGTATGGTACGGGTATTATTACGTTGAAGCCTTGGGAGGAACGCACCGAAACAGTGGATGAATTAACGGAGATTATTCGAAAAAAGACAAACGGAATTAAGGACGCAAGTATCCAGTTTTTTCCTCCGCCGGCCGTTCCTGGTTTCGGTAATGCTTCAGGTTTTGAGTTTAGAATTCAAGATCGCAGTGGCTCCGGGGATCTACAAAAGTTAGCCGCGGTCTCGAATGATTTTGCCAAAAAACTCAACGAAACTCCAGAGATTCAAAACACCTTCTCCAGTTTCGACCCTAGTTTCCCGCAGTATATGTTAGAAGTGGATCAGGAGGCTGCTGCCCAAAAAGGGGTGAATGTTCTCCCCGCCATGGATAATCTGCAAACGCTGCTGGGTAGTTTCTATGCGACGAACTTCATTCGCTTTGGTCAAATGTACAAAGTGATGGTCCAAGTGGATCCGCGTTACCGCGCGCATCCGGATGATGTGCTGAAGTTTTATGCGAAAAACAAAGCGGGCGAAATGGTCCCTTATTCTTCTTTCGTGAAGATGAAGCGCGTATATGGCCCAGAGCAATTCACCCGCTACAACATGTTTACCTCAGCGATGGTGAACGGCGAACCGGCACCTGGATTTAGCTCGGGAGCTGTGTTGGATATTATTCGGGCAGAGGCCATGAAAAGCTTACCGCGCGGCTATACGCTGGAGTGGTCGGGGATGACGCGTGAGGAGGATTTGGCAGGAAATCAGGCTATTTTCATTTTCGCCATTTGCCTACTATTCGTTTATTTATTGCTAGCCGCACAATACGAATCCTTCCTATTGCCGTTCCCTGTTTTACTTTTCTTACCCATGGGTGCGATGGGAACTTATGCGTTCCTGTATCTATTTGGCCTACAAAATAACATCTACGCACAAGTAGCGCTGGTGATGTTAATCGGTTTACTAGGTAAGAACGCCATCCTGATTGTGGAGTTTGCGATTGCCAAACAGAAGGAAGGCGCTTCCATTATTGAGGCCGCGAAAGAGGGGGCCTTCTCTCGCTTGCGTCCCATTTTAATGACCTCCTTTGCTTTTGTGGCCGGATTAATTCCGTTGATGATTGCCTCAGGTGCAGGTGCCATTGGAAACCGGACGATTGGAACCGCATCCGCTGGGGGGATGATTTTAGGTACGGTAGGAGGTTTATTGGTCATTCCGGGATTGTATGTGGTGTTCGCATCCCTCTCGGCTAAATTGTCTAAAAATGAAAAATAG
- a CDS encoding TolC family protein, whose amino-acid sequence MKNRIYIVGLWLALASCTNGLMREQRKINAELETYRSTDSQTSVSDVQECWKRDTLLVQLIDSVLVRSNDIKMGFLQVAMAKSEFGYQRGLRKPTVSGLIQPSLRRFGKYTMDGVGNYDTQFSTNITRDQIIPEHLPDLQIGVQTAWELDIWGKLAKRKKASALRYLATESGQQWLITSLVAEVAGAYGQLIALDKELDILKNNIEIQRKAFELVQVQKEAGAVNESAVQQLEAQWLNSRAQEGDVLQQITSLENEIRLLLNKPNTPIHRSKFPFQCALDSSLFAHIQIDQLERRPDIKQAKLNLMAAFETKESASLALKPSIVLSGILGVQGFQPAYLFQLPASMAYQLLGGITTPWLNRSAITAEMLRSESQWKWQDIAYQNALVKGYLEWDTQVRSLAYLQKQQQLKQREVLLTKGAINTVGTLFLTANASYLEVLTAQQNALRSELELLEISRNQWMRAINLYRVLGGGW is encoded by the coding sequence ATGAAAAATAGGATATATATCGTCGGTTTATGGCTGGCATTAGCTTCGTGCACGAATGGACTCATGCGTGAGCAGCGTAAGATAAATGCAGAATTAGAGACGTATCGAAGCACTGATTCGCAAACGTCTGTGTCAGATGTACAGGAATGTTGGAAGCGAGATACGCTGTTAGTTCAGTTGATTGATTCCGTTTTAGTTCGCAGCAATGACATTAAAATGGGCTTTTTGCAGGTGGCGATGGCGAAGTCAGAATTTGGCTATCAAAGAGGTCTGCGCAAACCGACTGTCAGCGGATTGATTCAGCCTAGTTTGAGGCGTTTTGGAAAATATACGATGGATGGCGTGGGGAATTACGATACGCAGTTCTCTACCAATATTACCCGGGATCAGATTATTCCAGAGCACTTGCCAGATCTGCAAATAGGCGTGCAAACGGCTTGGGAGTTAGATATTTGGGGTAAGTTAGCCAAACGAAAAAAGGCCAGTGCCCTCCGTTATTTAGCCACCGAGTCGGGTCAGCAATGGCTGATTACTTCGCTAGTCGCAGAAGTGGCTGGTGCTTATGGTCAGTTAATTGCCTTAGATAAAGAGCTCGATATTCTTAAAAATAATATTGAAATCCAGCGTAAAGCCTTCGAATTAGTCCAAGTGCAGAAAGAAGCGGGTGCGGTGAATGAGTCCGCGGTGCAACAACTAGAAGCACAGTGGTTAAATTCGCGGGCTCAGGAAGGAGATGTGTTGCAGCAAATCACAAGCTTGGAGAATGAAATTCGCCTGTTGTTAAATAAACCGAATACCCCCATTCATCGCTCTAAATTCCCTTTCCAATGTGCGCTGGATAGCAGTCTATTTGCCCATATACAAATAGATCAGCTAGAGCGCAGACCAGACATCAAACAAGCTAAATTGAATTTGATGGCGGCGTTTGAGACGAAGGAAAGTGCTTCTTTGGCCTTAAAACCTTCGATTGTATTATCGGGGATTTTAGGGGTACAAGGATTTCAGCCGGCTTATTTATTTCAATTACCTGCTTCGATGGCCTATCAATTGTTAGGCGGAATTACGACGCCTTGGTTAAATCGCTCGGCGATAACGGCAGAGATGCTGCGATCTGAATCCCAATGGAAATGGCAAGATATTGCCTATCAAAATGCGCTAGTGAAAGGCTATTTAGAATGGGATACGCAAGTTCGGTCTTTGGCCTATTTACAAAAACAGCAGCAGCTAAAACAACGGGAGGTGCTCTTAACGAAAGGGGCCATCAATACGGTGGGTACGCTCTTTTTAACCGCAAATGCGAGCTATTTAGAGGTGTTAACAGCACAACAAAATGCCTTGCGCTCGGAGTTAGAGCTCTTGGAAATTTCTCGAAATCAATGGATGCGGGCCATTAATCTATACCGCGTGTTAGGAGGAGGCTGGTAA